A single Seriola aureovittata isolate HTS-2021-v1 ecotype China chromosome 19, ASM2101889v1, whole genome shotgun sequence DNA region contains:
- the mideasa gene encoding mitotic deacetylase associated SANT domain protein a isoform X8: protein MSLPPQVNTDKSGKHRAAAMKEPVQHSGEVYYGMAPPALESSHSDSASSSGVYNPEKGPQGVQHYQQTTPVKWMQQDSIQAPGWSQEAPVSGWGQNFGPYMGGVNVRSQMVFHKGVHEGVALPMGGENQLPGGPVQVYRDASQSQAQGRGLEWEQHSAAGVHQLQTYQHGHKGVEIQGQPHVPSHTLQGPMLQPFQPTFRPSKQQFSSGYYPVFPANKAMPNLAYGEQPQTQQQLLHQMQQQQMHQQQLQQQHHLKLQQQQHLQQQQIQQQQMQQQQQQLHQMQQQYHQQQLQERQQQIQQMQQQQQQQQQQLQQQNVQQQETTQLQVQPKQQQTQNFAAYQSPEPCTPDTVSKKDDVPSAELQQEPEAQTCDVSAVPDPCPEKVVANPAESSDAQPAAPRRSRRLSREGQSPLGPPSTNIWSQASKEPPPSHNGVAGGQRGGESQVTTGGVIQITSRRRRASKEINLETLAHTASERQKIVKQEDGPPGRQATMVPLVIPVSVPVHRSQIDPQGGWSQGRLGQGERPAGQSDRKPSVIVARRRSLRNSMTESFGQDGENDPGLDEDGKSKFKRRPRPEPLIIPPPKPSTFIPPSIYSSISSFQSNLRSPVRLPDNPLTLPPYTPPPILSPVREGSGLYFSTLMTNIAVSNQILPPPATPKSATRSLLRSTSSEITPPVLPLISDATPVSLEPRINIGQKYQAEIPDLQDQLSSQFDQHKADLVWVPVDNSHLKYVEDLMNMACCSVLRGGGTNQELVLHCLHECGGDFLETLGRLMFQEPVFPRGHHLAGYHYSGSDSWTAEEKRYFNKGISAYRKDFFLVQKLVRTKTVAQCVEFYYTYKKQVKIGRSGILTFGPPDSPVEKHTEAVVDVKSSQQSKLTKGETDADDKKDVSYDQSYEQARVARSLQAHDYAGTVLVIKEESHHPSAAHRPRAEPAAKKGRAPAKPPQDPDAVFPCKKCGRVFYKVKSRSAHMKSHAEQEKKAAALRQREEEEQAAAEARARKAAAVAAAAAAAASAVAGHQGGNGNGVKEQEDADSHEDSSEGEDDDDEDWH, encoded by the exons ATGAGTCTTCCTCCTCAAGTTAATACTGACAAGAGCGGCAAGCATCGGGCTGCAGCCATGAAAGAGCCTGTGCAGCATTCAGGGGAGGTTTATTACGGTATGGCGCCTCCGGCTTTAGAGTCAAGCCACAGTGACTCTGCAAGCAGCTCTGGTGTTTATAACCCAGAGAAAGGGCCCCAAGGTGTACAGCACTATCAACAGACTACTCCAGTAAAGTGGATGCAGCAGGACTCCATACAGGCCCCTGGCTGGTCTCAGGAGGCCCCTGTGTCGGGCTGGGGTCAGAACTTTGGCCCCTATATGGGCGGAGTGAACGTCAGGAGTCAGATGGTGTTCCATAAAGGAGTCCATGAAGGCGTAGCTCTGCCGATGGGGGGAGAAAATCAACTGCCAGGGGGACCTGTTCAGGTTTATAGAGATGCCAGCCAGAGTCAAGCTCAGGGAAGGGGGCTTGAGTGGGAGCAGCACAGTGCGGCTGGAGTGCACCAGCTGCAAACCTATCAACACGGCCACAAAGGTGTGGAGATCCAGGGTCAGCCCCATGTGCCATCTCACACTTTGCAGGGGCCAATGCTGCAGCCCTTCCAGCCAACATTTAGGCCCAGCAAGCAACAATTCTCATCTGGTTATTACCCTGTTTTTCCGGCAAACAAGGCAATGCCAAACCTGGCCTATGGTGAACAACCTCAAactcaacaacagctgctacACCAGATGCAACAGCAACAAATGCATCAACAACAGTTGCAGCAACAGCATCACCttaagctgcagcagcaacaacatttacagcaacagcaaatccaacagcaacaaatgcaacagcaacagcaacaactgcaccagatgcagcagcagtatCACCAGCAACAGCTGCAGGAGCGACAGCAACAAATTCAGcaaatgcaacaacaacaacagcagcagcagcagcaactgcaacaacaaaatgtgcaaCAGCAAGAAACAACACAACTACAAGTGCAGCCAAAACAGCAACAGACCCAAAACTTTGCAGCTTATCAGTCTCCTGAGCCTTGTACGCCTGACACGGTGTCTAAAAAGGATGATGTTCCGTCTgcggagctgcagcaggaaccAGAGGCTCAGACCTGTGATGTGTCGGCCGTACCTGATCCATGTCCTGAAAAGGTCGTAGCAAATCCCGCAGAGAGCTCAGATGCACAGCCGGCAGCCCCTCGGCGCTCGCGGCGCCTTTCCAGAGAAGGACAGTCCCCACTGGGTCCCCCTTCGACAAACATCTGGTCTCAAGCCTCCAAAGAGCCTCCACCATCGCATAATGGAGTAGCAggtggacagagaggaggggaaagccAAGTGACTACGGGAGGGGTCATCCAGATcaccagcaggaggaggagggcgtcCAAGGAGATCAACTTGGAGACTCTTGCACATACGGCatcagaaagacaaaaaattgTCAAG CAGGAGGACGGTCCCCCGGGCAGACAGGCCACCATGGTGCCCCTGGTTATCCCTGTGTCTGTGCCAGTGCACAGGAGCCAAATAGATCCTCAGGGTGGCTGGTCTCAGGGACGACTCGGCCAGGGTGAGCGGCCTGCAGGACAGTCTGACCGCAAACCTTCTGTCATCGTGGCTCGCCGGCGATCGCTCCGTAACTCCATGACTGAGAGTTTTGGTCAG GATGGTGAAAACGATCCAGGCCTGGACGAGGATGGAAAATCCAAATTTAAGCGCCGACCCCGGCCAGAGCCTCTCATCATCCCTCCGCCCAAACCATCcaccttcatccctccatccatctacTCCAGCATCTCTTCCTTCCAGAGCAACCTGCGCTCCCCAGTTCGTCTGCCGGACAATCCCCTCACCCTCCCCCCGTACACGCCTCCACCCATCCTCTCTCCTGTGCGCGAGGGCTCAGGACTCTATTTCTCCACCTTAATGACCAACATAGCCGTAAGCAACCAAATCCTGCCTCCGCCGGCTACACCCAAGTCTGCGACCCGCAGCCTGTTGCGCTCCA CCAGTTCAGAAATTACACCTCCTGTCCTGCCCTTGATCTCTGATGCCACACCTGTTAGCCTCGAACC GCGCATCAATATCGGGCAGAAGTACCAGGCAGAAATTCCAGATTTGCAGGATCAACTTTCCTCCCAGTTTGACCAGCACAAAGCTGACTTGGTTTGGGTCCCTGTGGATAACTCCCACCTTAAATACG TAGAGGATTTGATGAACATGGCGTGTTGCAGTGTGCTCAGAGGTGGAGGAACCAATCAGGAGCTGGTCTTACACTGTTTACATGAATGTGGAGGTGATTTTCTT GAAACACTGGGACGTCTGATGTTCCAGGAGCCAGTTTTCCCTAGAGGCCATCACCTGGCAGGTTATCACTACTCAG GCTCTGACAGCTGGACCGCAGAAGAGAAGCGCTACTTCAATAAGGGGATCTCTGCTTACAGGAAGGACTTCTTCCTGGTGCAGAAActg GTGCGGACCAAGACCGTGGCTCAGTGTGTGGAGTTTTACTATACGTACAAGAAACAGGTGAAGATCGGTCGGAGCGGGATTTTAACCTTCGGGCCTCCAGATTCACCAGTGGAGAAGCACACTGAGGCCGTGGTGGATGTCAAG AGTTCACAGCAGTCGAAACTGACTAAAGGAGAGACGGACGCGGATGACAAGAAGGATGTTTCATACGACCAAAGCTATGAGCAGGCGAGGGTCGCTCGGTCACTACAGGCTCATGATTAT GCGGGAACAGTGCTGGTGATCAAAGAGGAGTCTCATCACCCGTCAGCAGCTCACAGGCCTCGGGCCGAACCTGCAGCAAAGAAGGGCAGAGCACCAGCGAAGCCGCCGCAGGATCCGGACGCAGTATTTCCATGCAAGAAATGTGGCAG
- the mideasa gene encoding mitotic deacetylase associated SANT domain protein a isoform X4, translating into MSLPPQVNTDKSGKHRAAAMKEPVQHSGEVYYGMAPPALESSHSDSASSSGVYNPEKGPQGVQHYQQTTPVKWMQQDSIQAPGWSQEAPVSGWGQNFGPYMGGVNVRSQMVFHKGVHEGVALPMGGENQLPGGPVQVYRDASQSQAQGRGLEWEQHSAAGVHQLQTYQHGHKGVEIQGQPHVPSHTLQGPMLQPFQPTFRPSKQQFSSGYYPVFPANKAMPNLAYGEQPQTQQQLLHQMQQQQMHQQQLQQQHHLKLQQQQHLQQQQIQQQQMQQQQQQLHQMQQQYHQQQLQERQQQIQQMQQQQQQQQQQLQQQNVQQQETTQLQVQPKQQQTQNFAAYQSPEPCTPDTVSKKDDVPSAELQQEPEAQTCDVSAVPDPCPEKVVANPAESSDAQPAAPRRSRRLSREGQSPLGPPSTNIWSQASKEPPPSHNGVAGGQRGGESQVTTGGVIQITSRRRRASKEINLETLAHTASERQKIVKQEDGPPGRQATMVPLVIPVSVPVHRSQIDPQGGWSQGRLGQGERPAGQSDRKPSVIVARRRSLRNSMTESFGQDGENDPGLDEDGKSKFKRRPRPEPLIIPPPKPSTFIPPSIYSSISSFQSNLRSPVRLPDNPLTLPPYTPPPILSPVREGSGLYFSTLMTNIAVSNQILPPPATPKSATRSLLRSTSSEITPPVLPLISDATPVSLEPRINIGQKYQAEIPDLQDQLSSQFDQHKADLVWVPVDNSHLKYGDQESIEDLMNMACCSVLRGGGTNQELVLHCLHECGGDFLETLGRLMFQEPVFPRGHHLAGYHYSGSDSWTAEEKRYFNKGISAYRKDFFLVQKLVRTKTVAQCVEFYYTYKKQVKIGRSGILTFGPPDSPVEKHTEAVVDVKSSQQSKLTKGETDADDKKDVSYDQSYEQARVARSLQAHDYAGTVLVIKEESHHPSAAHRPRAEPAAKKGRAPAKPPQDPDAVFPCKKCGRVFYKVKSRSAHMKSHAEQEKKAAALRQREEEEQAAAEARARKAAAVAAAAAAAASAVAGHQGGNGNGVKEQEDADSHEDSSEGEDDDDEDWH; encoded by the exons ATGAGTCTTCCTCCTCAAGTTAATACTGACAAGAGCGGCAAGCATCGGGCTGCAGCCATGAAAGAGCCTGTGCAGCATTCAGGGGAGGTTTATTACGGTATGGCGCCTCCGGCTTTAGAGTCAAGCCACAGTGACTCTGCAAGCAGCTCTGGTGTTTATAACCCAGAGAAAGGGCCCCAAGGTGTACAGCACTATCAACAGACTACTCCAGTAAAGTGGATGCAGCAGGACTCCATACAGGCCCCTGGCTGGTCTCAGGAGGCCCCTGTGTCGGGCTGGGGTCAGAACTTTGGCCCCTATATGGGCGGAGTGAACGTCAGGAGTCAGATGGTGTTCCATAAAGGAGTCCATGAAGGCGTAGCTCTGCCGATGGGGGGAGAAAATCAACTGCCAGGGGGACCTGTTCAGGTTTATAGAGATGCCAGCCAGAGTCAAGCTCAGGGAAGGGGGCTTGAGTGGGAGCAGCACAGTGCGGCTGGAGTGCACCAGCTGCAAACCTATCAACACGGCCACAAAGGTGTGGAGATCCAGGGTCAGCCCCATGTGCCATCTCACACTTTGCAGGGGCCAATGCTGCAGCCCTTCCAGCCAACATTTAGGCCCAGCAAGCAACAATTCTCATCTGGTTATTACCCTGTTTTTCCGGCAAACAAGGCAATGCCAAACCTGGCCTATGGTGAACAACCTCAAactcaacaacagctgctacACCAGATGCAACAGCAACAAATGCATCAACAACAGTTGCAGCAACAGCATCACCttaagctgcagcagcaacaacatttacagcaacagcaaatccaacagcaacaaatgcaacagcaacagcaacaactgcaccagatgcagcagcagtatCACCAGCAACAGCTGCAGGAGCGACAGCAACAAATTCAGcaaatgcaacaacaacaacagcagcagcagcagcaactgcaacaacaaaatgtgcaaCAGCAAGAAACAACACAACTACAAGTGCAGCCAAAACAGCAACAGACCCAAAACTTTGCAGCTTATCAGTCTCCTGAGCCTTGTACGCCTGACACGGTGTCTAAAAAGGATGATGTTCCGTCTgcggagctgcagcaggaaccAGAGGCTCAGACCTGTGATGTGTCGGCCGTACCTGATCCATGTCCTGAAAAGGTCGTAGCAAATCCCGCAGAGAGCTCAGATGCACAGCCGGCAGCCCCTCGGCGCTCGCGGCGCCTTTCCAGAGAAGGACAGTCCCCACTGGGTCCCCCTTCGACAAACATCTGGTCTCAAGCCTCCAAAGAGCCTCCACCATCGCATAATGGAGTAGCAggtggacagagaggaggggaaagccAAGTGACTACGGGAGGGGTCATCCAGATcaccagcaggaggaggagggcgtcCAAGGAGATCAACTTGGAGACTCTTGCACATACGGCatcagaaagacaaaaaattgTCAAG CAGGAGGACGGTCCCCCGGGCAGACAGGCCACCATGGTGCCCCTGGTTATCCCTGTGTCTGTGCCAGTGCACAGGAGCCAAATAGATCCTCAGGGTGGCTGGTCTCAGGGACGACTCGGCCAGGGTGAGCGGCCTGCAGGACAGTCTGACCGCAAACCTTCTGTCATCGTGGCTCGCCGGCGATCGCTCCGTAACTCCATGACTGAGAGTTTTGGTCAG GATGGTGAAAACGATCCAGGCCTGGACGAGGATGGAAAATCCAAATTTAAGCGCCGACCCCGGCCAGAGCCTCTCATCATCCCTCCGCCCAAACCATCcaccttcatccctccatccatctacTCCAGCATCTCTTCCTTCCAGAGCAACCTGCGCTCCCCAGTTCGTCTGCCGGACAATCCCCTCACCCTCCCCCCGTACACGCCTCCACCCATCCTCTCTCCTGTGCGCGAGGGCTCAGGACTCTATTTCTCCACCTTAATGACCAACATAGCCGTAAGCAACCAAATCCTGCCTCCGCCGGCTACACCCAAGTCTGCGACCCGCAGCCTGTTGCGCTCCA CCAGTTCAGAAATTACACCTCCTGTCCTGCCCTTGATCTCTGATGCCACACCTGTTAGCCTCGAACC GCGCATCAATATCGGGCAGAAGTACCAGGCAGAAATTCCAGATTTGCAGGATCAACTTTCCTCCCAGTTTGACCAGCACAAAGCTGACTTGGTTTGGGTCCCTGTGGATAACTCCCACCTTAAATACGGTGACCAAGAGAGCA TAGAGGATTTGATGAACATGGCGTGTTGCAGTGTGCTCAGAGGTGGAGGAACCAATCAGGAGCTGGTCTTACACTGTTTACATGAATGTGGAGGTGATTTTCTT GAAACACTGGGACGTCTGATGTTCCAGGAGCCAGTTTTCCCTAGAGGCCATCACCTGGCAGGTTATCACTACTCAG GCTCTGACAGCTGGACCGCAGAAGAGAAGCGCTACTTCAATAAGGGGATCTCTGCTTACAGGAAGGACTTCTTCCTGGTGCAGAAActg GTGCGGACCAAGACCGTGGCTCAGTGTGTGGAGTTTTACTATACGTACAAGAAACAGGTGAAGATCGGTCGGAGCGGGATTTTAACCTTCGGGCCTCCAGATTCACCAGTGGAGAAGCACACTGAGGCCGTGGTGGATGTCAAG AGTTCACAGCAGTCGAAACTGACTAAAGGAGAGACGGACGCGGATGACAAGAAGGATGTTTCATACGACCAAAGCTATGAGCAGGCGAGGGTCGCTCGGTCACTACAGGCTCATGATTAT GCGGGAACAGTGCTGGTGATCAAAGAGGAGTCTCATCACCCGTCAGCAGCTCACAGGCCTCGGGCCGAACCTGCAGCAAAGAAGGGCAGAGCACCAGCGAAGCCGCCGCAGGATCCGGACGCAGTATTTCCATGCAAGAAATGTGGCAG